One region of Moraxella sp. ZY210820 genomic DNA includes:
- the nuoI gene encoding NADH-quinone oxidoreductase subunit NuoI yields the protein MYKLLAGVGSIVRSLYMVFTHGFRPRDTILYPEVPAEQLTAPRFRGRIVLTRDPDGEERCVACNLCAVACPVGCISLQKAEREDGRWYPEFFRINFSRCIFCGMCEEACPTTAIQMTPDFELSEYVRQDLVYEKENLLISGPGKYPDYNFYRVTGMAIQGKDKGEAQKESAPIDVRSLLP from the coding sequence ATGTATAAACTTCTAGCTGGTGTAGGGTCGATTGTACGTTCATTGTACATGGTATTTACGCATGGTTTCCGTCCACGAGATACAATTTTGTACCCTGAAGTGCCTGCAGAGCAATTGACTGCACCACGTTTCCGTGGACGTATTGTTTTAACACGAGACCCAGATGGTGAAGAGCGTTGTGTAGCGTGTAACTTGTGTGCGGTGGCGTGTCCTGTAGGTTGTATTTCTTTACAAAAAGCTGAACGTGAAGATGGGCGTTGGTATCCAGAATTTTTCCGTATCAATTTTTCACGTTGTATTTTCTGTGGTATGTGCGAAGAAGCGTGTCCGACTACAGCAATTCAGATGACACCTGATTTTGAATTATCAGAATATGTACGTCAAGATTTGGTGTATGAAAAAGAAAACTTATTAATTTCAGGGCCAGGTAAATATCCTGATTATAACTTCTATCGTGTAACAGGTATGGCGATACAGGGTAAAGATAAAGGTGAGGCACAAAAAGAGTCTGCACCGATTGATGTACGGAGTTTATTACCATGA
- the nuoH gene encoding NADH-quinone oxidoreductase subunit NuoH — protein MNHVIMIPEWAKGWETAYLIGQAVVILLVVVLAAALMSFIERRLLAWWQDRYGPNRVGPNGAFQIVADMLKIMFKEDWTPNFSDKLTFRMAPAVAMATAIMSYMVIPVSPSMGVADLSIGLLFFMAMAGLAVYAVLFGGWSSNNKYSLLGGLRSAAQTISYEVFLGISLMGVVAIAGSFNLRDIVEAQRDVWFIVPQFLGFMIFVVAGVAVTHRHPFDQPEAEQELAEGYHVEYGGMKWGMFFVAEYVNIVVISSLIVTLFFGGWLAPFNINIPFIPDVFWFVIKTAFFVMMFILARGSLMRPRYDQVMNFGWKICLPLSLVNLLVTAAVILW, from the coding sequence ATGAACCATGTCATTATGATACCTGAATGGGCAAAAGGTTGGGAAACGGCTTATTTAATAGGGCAGGCTGTTGTTATCTTATTGGTGGTCGTGTTGGCCGCTGCCTTGATGTCATTTATCGAACGTCGTTTATTAGCATGGTGGCAAGACCGTTATGGTCCAAATCGTGTTGGTCCAAATGGTGCATTCCAAATCGTAGCGGACATGTTAAAAATCATGTTCAAAGAAGACTGGACACCAAACTTTTCTGATAAATTAACCTTCCGTATGGCACCTGCTGTAGCAATGGCAACAGCGATTATGTCCTATATGGTAATTCCAGTTAGTCCATCTATGGGTGTGGCAGATTTAAGTATCGGTCTATTATTCTTTATGGCAATGGCTGGTCTTGCGGTATATGCAGTATTATTTGGTGGTTGGTCATCAAATAACAAATACTCATTGCTTGGTGGTTTACGTTCAGCTGCACAAACCATTTCTTATGAAGTCTTTTTAGGGATTTCATTAATGGGTGTGGTGGCTATTGCAGGTTCATTTAACTTGCGTGATATTGTTGAAGCACAACGTGATGTTTGGTTTATCGTGCCACAATTTTTAGGCTTTATGATTTTTGTGGTTGCTGGTGTTGCGGTTACACACCGTCATCCATTTGACCAACCTGAAGCAGAACAAGAACTTGCTGAAGGTTATCATGTGGAGTATGGTGGTATGAAATGGGGTATGTTCTTTGTTGCAGAATATGTCAATATTGTAGTCATTTCATCACTCATTGTAACCTTATTCTTTGGCGGTTGGTTAGCACCATTTAATATCAACATTCCATTTATTCCAGATGTATTTTGGTTTGTGATTAAAACAGCATTTTTTGTGATGATGTTTATTTTGGCTCGTGGTTCTTTAATGCGTCCACGTTATGACCAAGTCATGAACTTTGGTTGGAAAATTTGTTTGCCATTGTCGTTAGTCAATTTATTGGTTACGGCAGCGGTTATCTTGTGGTAA